A window of the Streptomyces sp. NBC_01351 genome harbors these coding sequences:
- a CDS encoding 4a-hydroxytetrahydrobiopterin dehydratase, with protein sequence MPSEPLSQKEIEDRLRELPGWSFEEDRIFRTYRLDTHFAASALVAHIASVQQELNHHSDLTLGYNTVRLSVNSHDAGGRVTESDFALAERVEALAPAHGAS encoded by the coding sequence ATGCCGAGTGAGCCGCTGTCGCAGAAGGAGATCGAGGACCGGTTGCGGGAACTCCCCGGCTGGTCGTTCGAAGAGGACCGGATCTTCCGCACGTACCGGCTGGACACGCACTTCGCGGCGAGCGCCCTCGTCGCCCACATCGCCTCGGTGCAGCAGGAGTTGAACCACCACTCCGATCTGACCCTCGGCTACAACACCGTCCGGCTCTCCGTGAACAGCCACGACGCGGGCGGGCGGGTGACGGAGTCCGACTTCGCGCTCGCCGAGCGCGTCGAAGCCCTCGCCCCGGCCCACGGCGCGAGCTGA
- a CDS encoding hydroxysqualene dehydroxylase produces MTGTGSSRRTFIAGAGAAATAGTLSTAITAAPAAAATAAAAQAPPNGRRVAVLGGGVAGLTAAHELAERGYAVTVYERRALGGKARSMDVPGSARGGRRPLPAEHGFRFIPGIYHNLPDTMRRIPFPGNANGVWDNLVAPREMMFARAAGREDLRAPIPWPEHSPAALTPDELRRALTGILQSLVRLPLHETAYFVDRALVFLTSCDERRNEVWERTPWWDFTRAARMSSEYQRILAIGVTRNIVATKAEEASTRTVGTLGEAFVFNLLGRGADGPPDRILNLPTNEAWIDPWEAHLRSLGVEFRIGWTVREVRYGNGRVSGVAVEDPDGARQTVTADHYVSAMPVEHARRTWSAELRAADPMLGRCDKLETDWMTGIQFYLTERAPLVHGHLNCIDSPWSLTAIQQAEHWPARDFPADYGDGVAVDCLSVDISEWDKPGILYGKTAKQCTREEVAREVWAQLKASLNDTGKTLLSDSKLHSWFLDPGVDGLGTPNPTNQDELLIHPVGTFHNRPTAGTRVPNFFLSGDYVAVDIDLATMEGANASARAAVNSLLDRDGSPSARCTVRPLYRAPQVESAKRHDLWRYRLGLRNVFDLG; encoded by the coding sequence ATGACCGGCACAGGCAGTTCCAGGCGTACGTTCATCGCGGGCGCGGGCGCGGCGGCCACCGCGGGCACCCTGTCCACCGCCATCACGGCGGCCCCCGCGGCGGCCGCGACCGCGGCCGCCGCCCAGGCCCCGCCCAACGGCCGCCGCGTCGCCGTGCTCGGCGGCGGGGTGGCCGGGCTGACCGCGGCGCACGAACTGGCCGAGCGCGGCTACGCCGTCACCGTGTACGAGCGCCGGGCGCTCGGCGGCAAGGCCCGCAGCATGGACGTACCGGGCAGCGCCCGCGGCGGCCGCAGGCCGCTGCCCGCCGAGCACGGCTTCCGCTTCATCCCCGGCATCTACCACAACCTGCCCGACACCATGCGGCGGATCCCGTTCCCCGGGAACGCGAACGGCGTGTGGGACAACCTGGTCGCCCCGCGCGAGATGATGTTCGCCCGGGCGGCCGGCCGCGAGGACCTGCGCGCGCCCATCCCGTGGCCCGAGCACTCCCCCGCCGCGCTGACCCCCGACGAGCTGCGGCGGGCCCTCACCGGCATCCTGCAGTCCCTGGTCCGGCTCCCGCTGCACGAGACGGCGTACTTCGTGGACCGCGCGCTGGTCTTCCTCACCAGCTGCGACGAGCGGCGCAACGAGGTCTGGGAGCGCACGCCGTGGTGGGACTTCACGCGGGCCGCCCGGATGTCGAGCGAGTACCAGCGCATCCTCGCCATCGGCGTGACCCGCAACATCGTGGCGACCAAGGCCGAGGAGGCCTCCACCCGTACGGTCGGCACCCTGGGCGAGGCGTTCGTCTTCAACCTGCTGGGGCGCGGGGCGGACGGCCCGCCGGACCGGATCCTCAACCTGCCGACCAACGAGGCCTGGATCGACCCCTGGGAGGCCCATCTGCGCTCCCTCGGTGTGGAGTTCAGGATCGGCTGGACGGTGCGCGAAGTGCGCTACGGGAACGGCCGGGTGAGCGGGGTCGCGGTCGAGGACCCGGACGGCGCCCGGCAGACCGTCACCGCCGACCACTACGTCAGCGCGATGCCCGTCGAGCACGCCCGGCGCACCTGGAGCGCGGAACTGCGGGCCGCCGACCCGATGCTGGGGCGCTGCGACAAGCTGGAGACCGACTGGATGACGGGCATCCAGTTCTACCTGACCGAACGCGCCCCGCTGGTCCACGGCCACCTCAACTGCATCGATTCGCCCTGGTCGTTGACGGCGATCCAGCAGGCGGAGCACTGGCCCGCGCGGGACTTCCCCGCCGACTACGGCGACGGGGTGGCGGTCGACTGTCTGTCGGTGGACATCTCCGAGTGGGACAAGCCCGGGATCCTGTACGGGAAGACGGCCAAGCAGTGCACGCGCGAGGAGGTGGCGCGCGAGGTGTGGGCGCAGCTCAAGGCCTCCCTCAACGACACCGGGAAGACCCTGCTGAGCGACTCCAAGCTGCACTCATGGTTCCTGGACCCGGGCGTGGACGGGCTCGGCACCCCGAACCCCACCAACCAGGACGAGTTGCTGATCCACCCGGTCGGCACCTTCCACAACCGGCCGACCGCCGGCACGCGCGTCCCGAACTTCTTCCTCAGCGGGGACTACGTGGCGGTGGACATCGACCTGGCGACGATGGAGGGCGCGAACGCCTCGGCCCGGGCGGCCGTCAACTCCCTCCTGGACCGGGACGGTTCCCCGAGCGCGCGGTGCACGGTCCGGCCGCTGTACCGGGCTCCGCAGGTCGAGTCCGCCAAGCGGCACGACCTGTGGCGCTACCGGCTCGGGCTGCGGAACGTCTTCGATCTGGGCTGA
- a CDS encoding helix-turn-helix domain-containing protein, producing the protein MTTTTPTVGALLRAWRERRGLSQLELANRADSSSRHISFIETGRSRPSEEMVLRLADRLDVPVRERNSLLLTAGYAPRYAQTALDDPSMDTLREGLQRLLTGYEPYPALVVDATYNVVAANMGILMLMDGLPEHLLAPPLNAMRLTLHPEGLAPKIRNLKEWRGHLLAQMERQIALARSEPLRALYEEVSAYPVAERPGDAAPDEAVPYIALPLLIEHDGHLLSFVSSIATFNTPMDVTVAELAIETLLPADPATVKYLRSLSD; encoded by the coding sequence ATGACCACCACGACACCCACGGTCGGCGCCCTCCTCCGGGCCTGGCGGGAGCGGCGCGGGCTCAGCCAGCTGGAGCTGGCGAACCGCGCCGACTCCTCGTCCCGTCACATCAGCTTCATCGAGACCGGCCGGTCCCGGCCGAGCGAGGAGATGGTGCTGCGGCTCGCCGACCGGCTCGACGTTCCGGTGCGGGAGCGCAACTCCCTTCTACTGACGGCGGGTTACGCTCCGCGCTACGCCCAGACCGCCCTGGACGACCCGTCGATGGATACGCTCCGCGAGGGCTTGCAGCGCCTGCTGACGGGCTACGAGCCGTACCCGGCGCTGGTCGTGGACGCCACGTACAACGTGGTCGCCGCCAACATGGGCATCCTGATGCTGATGGACGGGCTGCCTGAGCACCTGCTGGCCCCGCCGCTGAACGCCATGCGGCTGACCCTGCACCCCGAGGGGCTGGCCCCGAAGATCCGCAACCTGAAGGAGTGGCGCGGCCACCTGCTGGCCCAGATGGAGCGCCAGATCGCCCTGGCCCGCTCCGAGCCGCTGCGCGCCCTGTACGAAGAGGTGTCCGCCTACCCGGTGGCGGAGCGGCCGGGCGACGCCGCTCCGGACGAGGCCGTCCCGTACATCGCGCTCCCGCTGCTCATCGAGCACGACGGCCACCTGCTCTCCTTCGTCTCGTCCATCGCGACCTTCAACACGCCCATGGACGTGACCGTCGCCGAGCTGGCCATCGAGACCCTGCTCCCGGCCGACCCGGCGACGGTCAAGTACCTGCGCTCACTCTCCGACTGA